A single Branchiostoma floridae strain S238N-H82 chromosome 11, Bfl_VNyyK, whole genome shotgun sequence DNA region contains:
- the LOC118426223 gene encoding sulfotransferase 6B1-like → MEIKVIVVMRNPKDVAVSYYNFEQQNPWAQSQDSWDGYYREFRDGKAVFGPYYDHVLGWWQMRDDPHFLFLKYEDINRDLTSAVKTIASFLKKDLTDDAVRAVVEACSFQTMKERYAQSSYKPLQIFTRKGKIGDWKNYFTVEQNREFDAEYEYQMAGTGLSFEFK, encoded by the exons ATAAAAGTGATCGTTGTGATGAGGAACCCAAAAGATGTGGCGGTGTCTTATTACAACTTCGAACAACAAAACCCATGGGCCCAATCTCAGGACTCCTGGGATGGCTACTACAGAGAATTTAGAGATGGCAAAG CTGTCTTTGGCCCGTACTACGACCACGTGCTAGGATGGTGGCAGATGAGAGACGACCCGCACTTTCTGTTCCTGAAATACGAGGATATAAACAGG GACCTGACATCGGCTGTGAAGACCATAGCCTCGTTCCTGAAGAAGGATCTGACTGACGACGCTGTCCGTGCTGTGGTCGAAGCCTGCAGTTTCCAGACTATGAAGGAGAGATACGCTCAGTCATCCTACAAACCGTTACAAATCTTCACCAGGAAAG GTAAGATCGGTGACTGGAAGAACTACTTCACCGTGGAGCAGAATCGTGAATTTGATGCTGAATATGAATACCAAATGGCAGGAACAGGACTGAGCTTCGAATTTAAGTAA